The following are encoded in a window of Fibrobacter sp. UWB13 genomic DNA:
- a CDS encoding UDP-N-acetylmuramoyl-L-alanyl-D-glutamate--2,6-diaminopimelate ligase codes for MISEGLMQKLSVTGLCDDSRRVKPGNLFFSIPADGYEVFARSAIAAGAVAVVGETMAPEGLTSKWIQVPDVKLARLEAAKIFYKDPFSKLICHAITGTNGKTTSAFLMNAMLEAEGRKTALLGTIKNKIGDKSVPASLTTPGLLDLYEFASRAVAEGCTDLVMEASSHSLHQGRVAGIKFRSGLFSNLTQDHLDYHKTMDAYFEAKKLLFTKYLAENGVAVINIDDAHGEKLFNVLDCRKVAVSRLGKAKADVKPFGEIKSTEDGLEFALPMIATEKFETPLCGDFNVDNLLLVLAWAHALCVPEDAMRKAIAAVRVPGRFEKVWSKDGKHVIVDYAHTPDALERVLNVARSLCRGKLSTVFGCGGDRDKTKRPIMGGIAERIADKAWLTSDNPRTEKPADIIADVRAGMTTDKFEVVENREEAINRACAELKSGDWLVIAGKGHEDYQIIGKTKHHFDDREIAVKAMTDAEA; via the coding sequence ATGATTTCGGAAGGACTGATGCAAAAGTTGTCCGTGACGGGGCTTTGTGATGATTCCCGCCGTGTGAAACCGGGGAATTTGTTCTTCTCCATTCCGGCGGATGGCTACGAGGTTTTTGCCCGCAGTGCCATTGCGGCGGGTGCCGTTGCTGTTGTTGGCGAGACTATGGCTCCCGAAGGACTGACGTCCAAGTGGATCCAGGTACCAGATGTGAAGCTGGCTCGCCTCGAAGCTGCTAAGATTTTCTACAAGGATCCGTTCAGCAAGCTTATTTGCCATGCCATTACGGGCACGAACGGCAAGACGACAAGTGCGTTCCTTATGAATGCGATGCTCGAAGCGGAAGGCCGCAAGACGGCTCTGCTCGGTACCATCAAGAATAAGATTGGCGACAAGTCTGTGCCGGCTTCGCTTACGACTCCGGGTCTTTTGGACCTTTATGAATTTGCATCTCGCGCTGTGGCTGAAGGCTGCACCGACCTCGTGATGGAAGCGTCTTCGCATTCTCTCCACCAAGGTCGTGTTGCTGGTATCAAGTTCAGAAGCGGTCTTTTTAGCAACTTGACGCAGGACCATCTCGATTACCACAAGACGATGGACGCCTACTTCGAAGCAAAGAAGTTGCTCTTTACGAAGTACCTCGCAGAAAATGGCGTGGCTGTCATCAACATTGACGATGCTCATGGCGAAAAGCTCTTTAACGTGCTGGACTGCCGCAAGGTGGCTGTATCGAGACTTGGCAAGGCTAAGGCTGATGTGAAGCCGTTTGGCGAAATCAAGAGCACCGAAGACGGTCTCGAATTTGCGCTCCCGATGATTGCGACGGAAAAGTTTGAAACTCCGCTCTGCGGCGACTTTAACGTGGACAATTTGCTCCTGGTGCTTGCCTGGGCTCATGCTCTCTGCGTGCCTGAAGATGCCATGCGCAAGGCGATTGCAGCTGTTCGTGTTCCGGGTCGCTTTGAAAAGGTCTGGAGCAAGGACGGCAAGCATGTGATTGTGGACTATGCCCACACGCCGGATGCTCTTGAACGCGTGTTGAATGTGGCCCGTAGCCTCTGCCGCGGCAAGCTTTCGACCGTGTTTGGCTGCGGTGGTGACCGTGACAAGACGAAGCGCCCGATTATGGGTGGCATTGCCGAACGCATTGCGGACAAGGCTTGGCTCACGTCGGACAATCCGCGCACCGAAAAGCCTGCTGACATCATCGCTGACGTTCGCGCCGGCATGACGACGGACAAGTTTGAAGTGGTCGAAAACCGCGAAGAAGCTATCAACCGCGCTTGTGCAGAACTCAAGAGCGGTGACTGGCTTGTGATTGCGGGCAAGGGTCATGAGGATTACCAGATCATTGGTAAGACCAAACATCATTTTGACGATCGCGAAATCGCGGTGAAGGCGATGACTGATGCTGAAGCTTGA
- the murF gene encoding UDP-N-acetylmuramoyl-tripeptide--D-alanyl-D-alanine ligase gives MLKLDLTIGQMLEILETEAVGVPARTLKRKVNLCMDSRESAKGVVFWPIKGARFDAHQFVPQMEKDGALMSVVNQTAIDPNFKMYAPVDDTTKALLKLAKGYQKFFKLKKVAITGSNGKTTTKEMTKAVLSMKYNTHATKGNFNNHIGVPMTLFQLKHSHEAAVVEMGTSGPDEIRPLSLATEPDIAVITNIGASHLERLGDLDGVFNEKINIVAGLKENGTLIVNADDERLCKVKATKHYKVVTFGVHRGVVKPEKLKWTENLCADFYIGRTHFVLNVPGDHNLYDALAAIAVGQALRIPKGDIAKALASFTSTSMRMEIKNANGFKVISDCYNANPSSTKMALQTLGNMRVEGKRIAVLGDMLELGKESGNLHKQIGALVPEMNFDMLLAVGKEAKKYVEGAKSRGMKNVQYFETVPEVISELSEIVAEGDILLVKGSRGMHMEQVVEALLHMVPVFKV, from the coding sequence ATGCTGAAGCTTGATTTGACTATTGGACAAATGCTTGAGATTCTGGAAACCGAAGCTGTCGGCGTTCCTGCCCGTACCTTGAAACGCAAGGTGAATCTCTGCATGGATTCTCGTGAAAGTGCCAAAGGTGTTGTCTTTTGGCCGATTAAGGGCGCACGTTTTGACGCCCACCAGTTTGTACCTCAAATGGAAAAGGATGGAGCTCTGATGAGCGTAGTAAACCAAACCGCTATCGATCCGAATTTCAAGATGTACGCTCCGGTCGATGATACGACGAAGGCTCTCTTGAAGCTTGCCAAGGGCTATCAGAAATTTTTCAAGTTGAAGAAGGTCGCTATTACCGGTAGTAACGGCAAGACGACGACGAAGGAAATGACGAAGGCTGTACTTTCGATGAAGTACAACACCCATGCGACTAAGGGTAACTTCAACAACCATATCGGTGTCCCGATGACACTGTTCCAGCTGAAGCACAGCCACGAAGCTGCCGTTGTCGAAATGGGTACGAGTGGTCCGGATGAAATCCGCCCGCTTTCCTTGGCTACGGAACCGGATATTGCCGTGATTACGAACATTGGCGCAAGCCACTTGGAACGCCTCGGCGATTTGGACGGCGTGTTCAATGAAAAAATTAACATTGTCGCAGGTCTCAAGGAAAACGGCACGCTGATTGTGAATGCCGATGACGAACGCCTTTGCAAGGTAAAGGCGACCAAGCATTACAAGGTCGTGACTTTCGGTGTGCATCGTGGTGTCGTGAAGCCTGAAAAGCTCAAGTGGACCGAAAACCTCTGCGCTGATTTCTACATCGGTCGTACGCATTTTGTGTTGAACGTCCCTGGTGACCATAACCTTTATGACGCTCTCGCAGCAATTGCTGTGGGTCAGGCTCTCCGCATCCCGAAGGGCGATATCGCTAAGGCTTTGGCTAGCTTTACCTCCACAAGCATGCGCATGGAAATCAAGAACGCTAACGGCTTCAAGGTGATTTCGGACTGCTACAATGCTAACCCGTCTTCGACGAAGATGGCTCTCCAGACGCTTGGCAACATGCGTGTCGAAGGCAAGCGCATTGCAGTTCTTGGCGACATGCTCGAACTTGGCAAGGAAAGTGGCAATTTGCACAAGCAGATTGGAGCTCTCGTGCCTGAAATGAATTTCGATATGCTCCTCGCTGTCGGCAAGGAAGCAAAGAAGTACGTGGAAGGTGCCAAGTCTCGCGGCATGAAGAACGTGCAGTATTTTGAAACGGTTCCGGAAGTCATCAGCGAATTGAGCGAAATTGTCGCCGAAGGTGATATCCTTTTGGTGAAGGGCAGTCGCGGTATGCACATGGAACAGGTGGTGGAAGCGCTCCTCCACATGGTGCCGGTATTCAAGGTTTAA